In Coriobacteriaceae bacterium, a single window of DNA contains:
- a CDS encoding ABC transporter ATP-binding protein/permease — protein sequence MTEELKNQGVVDGVVAAGTAEETAVAPGLDDAAKAAAEREARRQALYEENERAEDERARAEAERMRDVGDEDEDEKPSDTWATVRRLWSEAAGDHWRFYLVFASIVFYAIFNTAAPAYSARVIDELWGHVKLAFANDTTFSITWENCGRTIFIYFMIWTAAASFYALQSFLMSSVAERLNLRLRNRIAQKLNRLPLAYYDAHRPGEVVSRATNDLDKMSESMQRGLLQLLVSIGTVVGAVGVMFVFSVPLTLVFLFFTALSLLVTKVVSSRTHDVTGERQEWVSKITSAVEEGYSGRLVIRAFNRERQSSAEVHEASRELARVSTKADFMINAVGPAVRFIGRLAQIVIALVGCSMLVAGHMTVGVFQAFFQFIYEASEPMTQLSFTFNSLQSALASAERVFDLLDEPEMEADPLSDEAAKLPGRVEGRVAFEHVRFGYSSDKPLMRDVSFAAEPGQKIAVVGTTGAGKTTLINLLMRFYEIDGGRITLDGVDTSRMDRGELRQQFGMVLQDAWLFDGTIAENIAYGCPEATRDEIVAAARAAQVDFFVRTMPQGYDTRVANDAESISQGQRQLLTIARVLLNNPAILILDEATSSVDTRTELAIGRAMDALMRGRTSFVIAHRLSTIVDADLILVMDHGNIIEQGTHKELLAAEGAYADLYLSQFA from the coding sequence ATGACCGAGGAGCTCAAGAATCAGGGCGTCGTTGATGGCGTCGTGGCAGCAGGGACGGCTGAGGAGACGGCGGTCGCGCCCGGTCTGGACGATGCCGCCAAGGCTGCAGCCGAACGCGAGGCTCGCCGCCAAGCGCTCTACGAGGAAAACGAACGCGCCGAGGACGAGCGCGCCCGTGCTGAGGCAGAGCGCATGCGCGATGTGGGCGACGAGGACGAGGACGAGAAACCCAGTGACACCTGGGCGACGGTGCGCCGTCTGTGGAGCGAGGCCGCCGGCGATCACTGGCGTTTCTACCTCGTGTTCGCGAGCATCGTGTTCTACGCCATCTTTAACACCGCGGCGCCGGCGTACAGCGCTCGCGTCATCGATGAGCTGTGGGGACACGTGAAGCTGGCGTTTGCCAACGACACCACCTTCAGTATCACCTGGGAGAACTGCGGCAGGACCATCTTCATCTACTTTATGATCTGGACGGCCGCCGCCTCGTTCTACGCGCTCCAGAGCTTTTTGATGTCGAGCGTGGCCGAACGCCTCAACCTGCGTCTGCGTAACCGCATCGCTCAAAAGCTCAACCGTCTGCCGCTCGCCTATTATGACGCGCATCGTCCCGGCGAGGTCGTCAGCCGCGCGACCAACGACTTGGACAAGATGTCCGAAAGCATGCAGCGCGGACTGCTGCAGTTGCTGGTGTCGATCGGCACCGTGGTGGGCGCCGTGGGCGTGATGTTCGTGTTTAGCGTGCCGCTCACGCTGGTCTTTTTGTTCTTTACGGCGTTGTCGCTGCTGGTGACCAAAGTGGTCTCGTCTCGCACACATGACGTGACCGGCGAGCGCCAGGAGTGGGTGTCCAAGATTACGAGTGCGGTCGAGGAAGGCTACTCGGGCCGTCTGGTGATTCGCGCGTTTAACCGCGAGCGTCAGAGCTCTGCCGAAGTGCATGAGGCCTCGAGGGAGCTGGCGCGCGTGAGTACCAAGGCCGACTTTATGATCAATGCCGTCGGTCCTGCGGTGCGCTTTATCGGCCGTTTGGCGCAGATCGTGATCGCGCTGGTGGGCTGCAGCATGCTGGTCGCCGGTCACATGACCGTCGGCGTGTTCCAGGCGTTCTTCCAGTTTATCTACGAGGCATCCGAACCCATGACGCAGCTGTCGTTTACTTTCAACTCGCTGCAGAGCGCGTTAGCGAGTGCGGAGCGCGTGTTCGACCTGCTCGATGAGCCCGAGATGGAGGCCGATCCGCTGTCGGACGAGGCCGCCAAGCTGCCGGGCCGCGTTGAGGGCCGCGTCGCTTTTGAGCACGTGCGCTTTGGTTATTCGTCCGACAAACCTCTTATGCGCGACGTGTCGTTTGCCGCCGAGCCGGGCCAGAAGATCGCCGTGGTGGGAACTACGGGTGCGGGTAAGACCACGCTCATCAACCTGCTTATGCGCTTTTACGAGATCGACGGCGGCCGCATTACGCTCGACGGCGTGGATACGAGCCGCATGGACCGCGGCGAGCTGCGCCAGCAGTTTGGCATGGTGCTGCAGGACGCCTGGCTGTTCGACGGCACGATTGCCGAAAACATCGCCTACGGCTGCCCCGAGGCAACGCGCGACGAGATCGTGGCGGCTGCGCGCGCCGCGCAGGTCGACTTCTTTGTGCGCACTATGCCGCAGGGCTACGACACGCGTGTGGCTAACGATGCCGAGAGCATCAGCCAAGGCCAACGTCAGTTGCTGACCATCGCGCGCGTGCTGCTCAACAATCCGGCGATTCTCATCCTGGACGAGGCGACCTCAAGCGTGGACACGCGCACCGAGCTCGCCATCGGCCGCGCCATGGACGCGCTCATGCGCGGGCGCACGAGCTTTGTGATCGCGCACCGTCTGTCGACGATCGTCGATGCCGACCTGATCTTGGTTATGGATCACGGCAACATTATCGAGCAAGGCACGCATAAGGAGCTGCTGGCTGCCGAGGGTGCCTATGCCGACCTCTACCTAAGCCAGTTCGCATAA
- the tadA gene encoding tRNA adenosine(34) deaminase TadA → MTITEIDEKFMREALAEARAAAAVGEVPIGAVVVRAGEIVARAHNRRELDQDPSAHAEFLALCAAAQTLGRWRLSDCTVYVTLEPCCMCAGLMVNARVGRCAYGATDAKAGALGSLYDLNADSRLNHRFNVTAGVLAGECREVLSSYFAGLRGVDGVGCGLNLEAHASHAEALAGVGDLTDETVDFGPVQRRPRRVLLAIDSFKGSVSSAQAEEAVAEGVRRVWPDAELGALPLADGGEGTLDAIAARGGELSTCEVAGPLGDRVSARMLVDGEHESAVIEMAEAAGIGYSPCTESAALAATTYGVGELMLRALRAGAKTIYIGLGGSATNDGGAGMLQALGAHLVDECGCNIAPGLAGLEHVTSIDLAPALRALNGARIIVLSDVENPLVGRRGALAVFGGQKGLPTGDAEVLSRYDSWMVGYGRLLDAAITGARAQGLLRVPEGARTFGSVLGVPGAGAAGGLGAALLALGAELRSGVETVLDLVGFDERVRDVDLVITGEGNMDEQSAAGKAPVGVARRAKRYGKSVAAVVGGRADNLDAVYGQGIDLVLPVCRRPMGLELALDSQEAITNLICAGESAARSYDLGRL, encoded by the coding sequence ATGACGATCACCGAAATCGACGAGAAGTTCATGCGCGAGGCGCTGGCGGAGGCGCGCGCCGCCGCTGCGGTGGGCGAGGTACCGATTGGTGCCGTGGTAGTGCGCGCGGGCGAGATTGTCGCGAGGGCGCATAATCGCCGCGAGCTCGACCAGGATCCTTCGGCGCATGCCGAATTTTTGGCCCTGTGTGCCGCCGCTCAGACGCTTGGACGCTGGCGCCTTTCCGATTGCACGGTCTACGTGACGCTCGAGCCCTGCTGTATGTGCGCGGGGCTTATGGTTAACGCGCGCGTGGGGCGTTGCGCGTATGGCGCGACCGATGCCAAGGCGGGCGCGCTGGGTTCGCTGTACGACCTCAATGCCGATTCGCGCCTGAACCATCGGTTTAATGTGACCGCCGGCGTGCTGGCAGGCGAGTGCCGTGAAGTGCTGAGCAGCTATTTTGCTGGCCTGCGCGGTGTCGACGGCGTCGGTTGCGGTTTGAACCTTGAGGCGCATGCGTCTCACGCCGAGGCGCTCGCGGGTGTTGGAGATCTCACCGACGAGACGGTCGACTTTGGCCCCGTGCAGCGGCGGCCCCGCCGTGTGCTGCTGGCGATCGACTCCTTCAAGGGCAGCGTGTCGAGTGCGCAGGCGGAGGAGGCCGTTGCCGAAGGCGTGCGCCGTGTGTGGCCCGATGCCGAGCTGGGCGCTTTGCCGCTGGCAGATGGTGGCGAGGGAACGCTCGACGCCATCGCCGCACGCGGTGGCGAGCTTTCAACCTGCGAGGTTGCAGGTCCCTTGGGCGACCGCGTGTCTGCCCGGATGCTGGTGGACGGCGAGCACGAGTCCGCGGTCATCGAGATGGCCGAGGCGGCGGGTATTGGGTATTCACCTTGCACGGAGTCGGCGGCGTTGGCGGCCACAACCTATGGCGTGGGCGAACTGATGCTTCGTGCGCTTCGCGCGGGTGCAAAGACTATCTATATTGGTCTGGGCGGCAGTGCCACCAACGACGGTGGCGCCGGCATGCTGCAGGCGCTGGGCGCCCACCTTGTCGATGAGTGTGGCTGCAATATCGCCCCCGGTCTCGCGGGCCTTGAACACGTGACGAGTATCGATTTGGCACCGGCGCTTCGGGCGCTGAATGGCGCGCGTATCATCGTGCTTTCCGATGTCGAGAATCCGCTCGTGGGGCGTCGAGGCGCACTGGCGGTGTTTGGCGGGCAGAAGGGTCTGCCGACGGGTGATGCCGAGGTGCTGAGCAGGTACGACAGCTGGATGGTCGGCTACGGCCGCCTGCTCGATGCAGCGATTACCGGGGCGCGGGCTCAGGGGTTGTTGCGCGTGCCCGAGGGTGCACGGACATTTGGCTCGGTGCTCGGCGTGCCCGGTGCCGGTGCTGCTGGCGGCCTGGGTGCCGCGCTGCTGGCGCTCGGGGCGGAGTTGCGTTCGGGCGTTGAGACGGTGCTCGATCTCGTGGGGTTTGATGAGCGCGTGCGTGATGTCGACCTGGTCATTACAGGCGAGGGCAATATGGACGAGCAATCCGCCGCCGGTAAGGCACCGGTGGGCGTGGCGCGTCGCGCCAAGCGATATGGCAAGTCGGTAGCCGCTGTCGTGGGCGGTCGTGCTGACAACCTGGATGCGGTGTATGGGCAGGGCATCGACCTGGTTTTGCCAGTCTGTCGCAGACCCATGGGCCTTGAGCTGGCGCTCGATTCCCAGGAAGCCATAACCAACCTCATCTGCGCCGGTGAATCCGCCGCCCGATCCTACGACCTCGGCCGACTCTAG
- a CDS encoding ABC transporter ATP-binding protein/permease, giving the protein MRFMRPYRGLIAVTLFVLLIDNVGTLLVPTMLANMVNTGITTGDVDYILRNGLYMLIATGMASGGAVLGCYLSARLAANVACDIRNAVYDKSLELSASDFERFGTGSMITRSLNDINVIQQAILQTIQLVLPVPFLAVAGIIFAWHIDPAMGTLLGAVVAIVLVAAVFTVANAAPIFMRLQSFIDRMNVVLRENIVGVRVIRAFNKERHEEQRLDEVFSDYAANAIKVNHLFVGLDSSSFFLMNIAEVAVLWVGGNRVGVHAMQIGSISAVLEYAILILFFVMMAQMVILTLPRAAACLNRAQQVLQIEPSIVDGERTLNAGASDSKDGADAVAVFDHMSFRFDDADEDTLCDLSFACRRGQTTAIVGSTGSGKSTVAKLLLRFHDATKGAIRLNGVDLRDLSQDEIRGHIAYVPQKAWLFSGTVASNLRYGNEDATEADMLHALQVAQSTFVLDQPQGLDTPVAQGGTNFSGGQRQRLAIARALMKHADLYIFDDSFSALDFKTDAALRHALQDETRDAAVLIIAQRISTILHADQIVVLKDGEVVGLGTHDELMETCEVYRAIAESQMKGGE; this is encoded by the coding sequence ATGAGGTTTATGAGGCCGTATCGCGGGCTGATTGCGGTGACACTGTTTGTGCTGCTGATAGATAACGTCGGCACGCTGCTGGTGCCTACGATGTTGGCGAATATGGTCAATACCGGCATCACGACGGGTGATGTCGACTACATCCTGCGCAACGGCCTGTACATGCTTATCGCGACCGGCATGGCCAGCGGTGGCGCGGTGCTGGGCTGCTATCTTTCGGCCCGCCTGGCAGCCAACGTGGCCTGTGACATCCGCAACGCCGTCTACGACAAGTCGCTCGAGCTGTCTGCCAGCGACTTTGAGCGCTTTGGCACCGGCTCGATGATCACACGATCGCTCAACGACATCAACGTGATCCAGCAGGCGATTCTGCAGACGATTCAGCTGGTGCTGCCGGTGCCGTTTTTGGCCGTGGCGGGCATCATCTTCGCCTGGCATATCGATCCCGCCATGGGTACGCTGCTGGGCGCAGTCGTGGCGATTGTGCTGGTGGCGGCGGTCTTTACGGTCGCCAACGCAGCGCCGATTTTTATGCGCCTGCAGAGTTTTATCGACCGTATGAACGTGGTGTTGCGCGAGAACATCGTGGGCGTGCGCGTCATCCGCGCGTTTAACAAGGAGCGTCATGAGGAGCAGCGCCTGGACGAGGTGTTTAGCGATTACGCGGCCAATGCCATCAAAGTCAACCACCTGTTTGTGGGCCTCGATAGCTCCAGCTTCTTTCTGATGAACATCGCCGAGGTGGCGGTGCTGTGGGTGGGAGGCAACCGCGTAGGCGTCCACGCCATGCAAATCGGCAGCATCTCGGCCGTGCTGGAATACGCGATTCTGATCCTGTTCTTTGTGATGATGGCGCAGATGGTGATTCTGACGCTTCCGCGCGCCGCGGCGTGCCTCAACCGTGCACAACAGGTGCTCCAGATTGAGCCGAGCATCGTCGATGGCGAGCGAACGCTCAACGCGGGCGCGTCCGACTCAAAGGACGGAGCAGACGCGGTCGCCGTGTTCGACCATATGTCGTTCCGTTTTGACGACGCCGACGAGGACACCCTGTGCGACCTGAGCTTTGCCTGCCGCCGCGGACAGACCACGGCAATTGTAGGCTCGACGGGATCGGGCAAGTCGACGGTGGCCAAGCTCTTGTTGCGTTTCCACGATGCCACGAAGGGTGCCATTCGCCTCAATGGTGTTGACCTGCGCGACCTTTCGCAAGACGAGATTCGCGGGCATATCGCCTACGTGCCGCAGAAGGCTTGGCTGTTCTCGGGCACGGTGGCGAGCAACCTGCGCTATGGCAACGAGGATGCGACCGAGGCCGACATGCTTCACGCGCTGCAGGTTGCCCAGAGCACCTTTGTGCTCGATCAGCCGCAGGGGCTCGATACCCCGGTGGCGCAGGGCGGTACGAACTTCTCGGGCGGCCAGCGTCAGCGTCTGGCCATCGCCCGTGCGCTCATGAAGCACGCTGATCTGTATATCTTCGACGATAGCTTTTCGGCCCTGGACTTCAAGACCGACGCGGCCCTGCGCCATGCGCTGCAGGACGAGACGCGCGATGCCGCGGTTCTCATCATCGCGCAGCGTATCTCGACCATTCTGCATGCCGACCAGATCGTGGTGCTCAAGGATGGCGAGGTCGTGGGCTTGGGCACGCACGACGAGTTGATGGAGACCTGCGAGGTGTACCGCGCCATCGCGGAATCGCAGATGAAGGGAGGTGAGTAG
- a CDS encoding LemA family protein, with product MLPVIIGIVVVVVIASAIAGIYNNMVTKRNRIDNAWQNIDTQLQRRNDLIPNLVETVKGYAKHEQDTLAAVVNARNAAVSATTPEAKMEADNVLTGALRQLFAVAEAYPDLKANTNFTQLQSTLEDTENKVSYARQSYNDCVLSYNNAIQTFPAVIFAGIFQFKERQGFEAAEATRQAPTVKF from the coding sequence ATGCTTCCCGTCATCATCGGTATCGTTGTTGTCGTTGTGATCGCCAGCGCCATCGCCGGCATCTACAACAACATGGTCACCAAGCGCAATCGCATCGATAATGCCTGGCAGAACATCGACACGCAGCTGCAGCGCCGCAACGACCTGATCCCTAACCTGGTCGAGACCGTCAAGGGCTACGCCAAGCACGAGCAGGACACGCTCGCCGCCGTAGTCAACGCGCGCAACGCCGCCGTGAGCGCCACCACCCCCGAGGCCAAGATGGAAGCGGACAACGTGCTGACCGGTGCGCTGCGCCAGCTCTTTGCCGTCGCCGAGGCCTACCCCGACCTTAAGGCAAATACCAACTTTACGCAGCTCCAGTCCACGCTCGAGGACACCGAGAACAAGGTGAGCTACGCGCGCCAGAGCTACAACGATTGCGTGCTCAGCTACAACAACGCCATCCAGACGTTCCCGGCTGTTATCTTTGCCGGCATCTTCCAGTTTAAGGAGCGCCAGGGCTTCGAGGCAGCTGAAGCCACCCGCCAGGCACCGACCGTCAAGTTCTAA
- a CDS encoding branched-chain amino acid aminotransferase produces the protein MTVEKKDIDWGSLGFGYMKTDYSYEAHWKDGEWDEGGLTTDHTLHVSECGGIFHYCQEVFEGLKAYTAEDGSIVCFRPDMNAERMYNSAQRLEMPPFPKDKFVEAVKQVVSANAAWVPPFGSGATLYVRPFMIGSGDVIGVAPAPEYTFRILVTPVGPYFKGGLKPVKLRVSEYDRAAPHGTGNIKAGLNYAMSLKPTMEAHREGYAENLYLDSESRTYVEETGGANVLFVKEDGTLVVPQSHTDSILPSITRRSLVQVAEDLGMTVDQRPVEWAEVKAGTFVECGLCGTAAVISPVGEIDNKVYGADETVTFPAGCTEIGPAMKKLRETLTGIQSGAVEDKHNWVYTVA, from the coding sequence ATGACTGTCGAGAAGAAGGATATCGATTGGGGTAGCCTCGGCTTTGGCTACATGAAGACCGATTACAGCTACGAGGCTCATTGGAAGGACGGCGAGTGGGACGAGGGCGGCCTGACCACCGACCACACCTTGCATGTCTCCGAGTGCGGCGGCATCTTCCATTATTGCCAGGAGGTCTTTGAGGGCCTGAAGGCCTACACCGCCGAGGACGGCAGCATCGTCTGCTTCCGTCCCGACATGAACGCCGAGCGCATGTATAACTCTGCCCAGCGCCTCGAGATGCCCCCGTTCCCCAAGGACAAGTTCGTTGAGGCCGTTAAGCAGGTCGTTTCTGCCAACGCCGCCTGGGTTCCGCCCTTCGGCTCCGGTGCGACCCTGTACGTGCGTCCGTTTATGATCGGCTCCGGTGACGTGATCGGCGTGGCTCCCGCTCCTGAGTACACGTTCCGCATTCTCGTGACCCCGGTCGGTCCGTACTTTAAGGGCGGCCTTAAGCCCGTTAAGCTGCGCGTTTCCGAGTATGACCGCGCGGCCCCGCATGGCACCGGCAATATCAAGGCCGGCCTCAACTACGCCATGTCCCTCAAGCCCACGATGGAGGCCCATCGCGAGGGTTATGCCGAGAACCTGTATCTCGACTCCGAGTCCCGCACCTATGTCGAGGAGACCGGTGGCGCGAACGTTCTGTTCGTGAAGGAGGACGGCACCCTCGTCGTTCCTCAGTCGCACACCGACTCCATCCTGCCCTCCATCACCCGTCGCTCGCTCGTTCAGGTTGCCGAGGATTTGGGCATGACCGTCGACCAGCGTCCCGTCGAGTGGGCCGAGGTCAAGGCCGGCACCTTTGTGGAGTGCGGCCTGTGCGGCACCGCTGCCGTCATCTCCCCGGTGGGCGAGATCGACAACAAGGTCTACGGTGCCGATGAGACCGTGACCTTCCCGGCTGGCTGCACCGAGATCGGCCCCGCGATGAAGAAGCTTCGCGAGACCCTGACCGGTATCCAGTCCGGTGCTGTCGAGGATAAGCACAACTGGGTTTACACCGTCGCATAA
- a CDS encoding TetR/AcrR family transcriptional regulator, whose product MDLRIKKTYRALFDAFTELLEEHRFEDLTVAMLCDRALIRRTTFYKHFRDKNDYFAFYIDELMTGLPQNRTDAADAEPLDDVRALRHEVFDDAMNMILAHEQLMDNLLASSMSGMLTGMICDRIARSIRERVMSSLAEDALAPVSLETTSEFIAGGIIRLFTNWWESGHDLERRPEIADVVDALFERTMTPVNH is encoded by the coding sequence ATGGACCTTCGCATCAAGAAAACCTATCGTGCCCTGTTCGATGCTTTTACCGAGCTCTTGGAAGAGCATCGGTTTGAGGATTTGACGGTTGCCATGCTTTGCGACCGGGCCCTGATTCGCCGCACGACGTTCTATAAGCATTTTCGCGATAAAAACGATTACTTTGCCTTCTATATCGATGAGCTTATGACGGGCTTGCCGCAAAACCGGACCGATGCAGCGGACGCGGAGCCGCTTGATGACGTACGGGCGCTTCGCCATGAGGTCTTTGACGATGCCATGAATATGATTCTGGCGCATGAGCAGCTCATGGATAACCTTTTGGCCAGCAGCATGTCGGGCATGCTGACCGGCATGATTTGCGACCGCATTGCGCGTTCCATCCGCGAGCGTGTGATGAGCTCGCTTGCCGAAGATGCCCTGGCGCCCGTTTCGCTCGAGACGACATCGGAGTTTATCGCCGGTGGCATTATTCGACTGTTCACAAATTGGTGGGAGTCGGGTCACGATCTTGAGCGTCGACCCGAGATAGCCGACGTGGTCGATGCGCTGTTTGAGCGCACCATGACGCCGGTGAATCACTAA
- a CDS encoding VTT domain-containing protein yields MGFINFIAELLKDPRTAIASWIAAGPLMAYGCVFLIIFIETGVVFFPFLPGDSLLFASGFFAHNGGFNIVALLATAWAAAILGDQCNFMIGHFFGKKIIASGKVKAMTPERIKKSEDFLDKWGHLAIFLGRFFPFIRTFVPFIAGMGGMHWRNFVIFNVLGGITWSTVFTLLGYFFGGIPFVQEHFELLIVGIVAVSIIPTVVGLVKAKLGKKNA; encoded by the coding sequence ATGGGTTTCATCAATTTTATCGCCGAGTTGCTTAAGGACCCACGCACCGCGATCGCCAGCTGGATCGCCGCCGGCCCGCTTATGGCCTACGGCTGCGTGTTCCTGATCATCTTTATCGAGACGGGCGTGGTGTTCTTCCCGTTTCTCCCGGGCGATTCACTGCTGTTCGCCTCGGGCTTCTTTGCCCATAACGGCGGCTTTAACATCGTGGCGCTTCTGGCCACCGCATGGGCCGCAGCCATCCTAGGCGATCAGTGCAACTTTATGATCGGTCACTTCTTTGGCAAAAAGATTATCGCCTCGGGCAAGGTAAAGGCCATGACGCCCGAGCGCATCAAAAAGTCCGAGGATTTCCTGGATAAGTGGGGCCATCTGGCCATCTTCCTCGGTCGCTTCTTCCCGTTCATCCGCACCTTTGTGCCTTTTATCGCCGGCATGGGCGGTATGCACTGGCGCAACTTTGTCATCTTTAACGTGCTGGGCGGCATTACCTGGTCGACGGTCTTTACGCTGCTGGGCTACTTCTTTGGTGGCATTCCGTTTGTGCAGGAGCACTTTGAGCTGCTGATCGTGGGCATTGTTGCCGTGTCGATTATTCCGACCGTGGTCGGTTTGGTTAAGGCTAAGCTCGGTAAAAAGAACGCCTAG
- a CDS encoding MarR family winged helix-turn-helix transcriptional regulator, with protein sequence MDCAVTSVDFDRMLNGLDRIYSEFARACGLSDCAYWMLVDISTADEDVAVSRLTSEWFYSKQTINSAIKTLTARGLATLEFAEGSRKNKVVCLTDEGRRFAEHYALPAVKAEQRAFGALEPWEQREIMRLVGKFSHVLNEECEAFKQQIAAESQVEKQEEGETCDS encoded by the coding sequence ATGGATTGCGCGGTTACGTCGGTCGATTTTGACCGGATGCTCAACGGGCTCGACCGTATTTATTCAGAGTTCGCGCGTGCCTGCGGCCTTTCGGATTGCGCCTATTGGATGCTCGTCGATATCAGCACGGCGGATGAAGATGTTGCCGTGAGCCGACTCACGAGCGAATGGTTCTATAGCAAGCAGACCATTAACTCGGCAATTAAAACCCTGACGGCGCGAGGGCTTGCGACGCTGGAATTCGCCGAAGGCAGCCGCAAGAATAAGGTCGTTTGTTTGACCGATGAGGGCCGGCGGTTCGCCGAGCACTATGCGTTGCCGGCGGTTAAAGCCGAGCAGCGTGCCTTTGGCGCGCTCGAGCCCTGGGAACAGCGTGAGATTATGCGCCTGGTCGGCAAGTTTTCCCACGTGCTCAACGAGGAGTGCGAGGCGTTTAAACAGCAGATAGCCGCCGAGAGCCAAGTGGAAAAACAAGAAGAGGGGGAGACGTGCGACTCTTAA
- a CDS encoding CDP-alcohol phosphatidyltransferase: MFQAGDVVETDFEGFLKLLRSKTRAFVSINDHEYYITHTDGYWRVQDCEALNDKGHFTDCSELVNTVCEVVELPWICGKSLHDSFSGATVYEAVAA; this comes from the coding sequence ATGTTCCAGGCTGGAGATGTCGTCGAGACCGATTTCGAAGGATTTCTGAAGCTGCTGCGTTCCAAGACGCGCGCTTTCGTGTCGATCAATGATCACGAGTACTACATCACGCACACCGATGGCTATTGGCGTGTTCAGGATTGCGAGGCCCTCAACGATAAGGGCCACTTTACTGACTGCTCCGAGCTGGTCAACACGGTCTGCGAGGTCGTCGAGCTGCCTTGGATCTGCGGCAAGAGCCTGCACGATAGCTTCTCGGGCGCTACGGTCTACGAGGCCGTCGCCGCCTAG
- the cysE gene encoding serine O-acetyltransferase — protein sequence MSFINTIREDIKTVQAQDPAAQNGLVIFLSYPGLHAKWNHVPEHWLWEHGHRSLARVLSQITRHITGVEIHPAAQIGKHLFIDHAMGVVIGETTIVGDNCVLYQGVTLGGTGNETGKRHPTLGNNVTVGTGAKVLGNIRIGNNVKIGGNSVVVKDVPDNCTVVGVPGRIIKRNGCRVFEESFDAKQHREYMPDAAAEQSALNRQGIAENARRVKELEREVAELKALVAKLVDER from the coding sequence GTGAGCTTTATCAATACCATTCGCGAGGACATCAAGACCGTCCAGGCGCAGGACCCCGCCGCGCAAAACGGTCTAGTCATCTTCCTTTCCTATCCTGGCCTGCACGCCAAGTGGAACCACGTGCCCGAGCACTGGCTGTGGGAGCACGGTCATCGCTCACTCGCCCGTGTGCTCTCGCAAATCACCCGCCACATCACCGGCGTCGAGATTCACCCTGCCGCGCAGATCGGCAAGCATCTCTTTATCGACCACGCCATGGGCGTCGTCATCGGCGAAACCACCATCGTGGGCGACAACTGCGTGCTCTACCAGGGCGTCACGCTCGGCGGTACCGGCAACGAGACCGGCAAGCGCCACCCCACCCTGGGCAACAACGTCACCGTGGGCACGGGCGCCAAGGTGCTCGGCAACATTCGCATCGGCAACAACGTCAAGATCGGCGGCAACTCGGTTGTCGTTAAGGACGTGCCCGACAACTGCACCGTCGTTGGCGTGCCGGGACGCATCATCAAGCGTAACGGCTGCCGCGTGTTCGAGGAGAGCTTCGACGCCAAGCAGCATCGCGAGTACATGCCCGACGCCGCCGCCGAGCAGTCCGCGCTCAACCGTCAAGGCATCGCTGAGAACGCCCGCCGCGTCAAGGAACTCGAGCGAGAGGTGGCCGAGCTCAAGGCCCTCGTCGCCAAGCTCGTGGACGAGCGCTAG